Genomic window (Corticium candelabrum chromosome 3, ooCorCand1.1, whole genome shotgun sequence):
TGTTCTTTGCCTTTGCTTCCTTGATTTCCTCCTCAGAGTAAACAgcaacttgtttcagttctttgtgttcCTCTAAATGCTTTCTACTCAGATATTCAGTCTCATAGTCAGTGCCTGGACTGTATCTGTCTAACATATCTctccaaagagacatgacagtgtcgaGCAGGGAAACACATTCTGCTTCTGTTGCCTTACCTCCACGACATACAAAGTCGACAGAACGAACAGGATCTACCATGGCAACCAAACATGAAACATGATTAGAAACTGTATCACCTTGTGATGTGATTAGTCCATTCCTCCACAGCTGTGCTTTCTTATCTAATGTAGTGCAaactttagattgaaacatgcCAAATGCAGATGGACTGAAGATGGTCGTCTGACTTCTGCACACTTGACGTCGACCGACATACACGTTCATACTTTTGTCTCTCTTCCACACGACAGACAGATCCTTATGAGGCAAGagagctggaaacatgtacaaacTTTCTTCTCCAGCTGTATGTGTACGCTTCCTGTCTTGCCCGCCTGAACGAAGAAATTTCTCTACACGTCCTAATGCGCCATCCGCAACTTGTAGGAGTACATTACAAAATGTATTGAATGATCCAGGACCTTGTGTACGAAGAACACGTAAAATGTCCATAGCCAGATCTGATTCTGCCTTTTCCGACTTTGCAaactcttcttcttctttttcgcGAAGAAGACCCGCGCTGTACAGCAAAGAAGAAAGCCGATTGCGACGAGGAAACAAGTTCTCAGCAACTTCCACAAAGTGGGGCCTCAGCTTAATCTCCCATTCAGGGTCTCTTTCTAACGTTTGTCTTTCAGCCATGATATCTAGCAAGCGCTATGAAAAACTCAACGCAAATTGCCTAAACTCGCCGCCCCGCCCTGGCCAAAGTTTCTTCTCCCTCCCCTGCCGTTCCCCGTATGTCACTCTGGAGCGGGAAATTATCTCTACCGATGATCGACAATTCGGGGAATGACGAGAGCGGAGTGTCTGGGTCGAATCAGGAGCTAGTGGTCGAATCCATAGTAAGCGTAGGGATCACGGAGGCGGGAAATGGCCCCCAATCACTAGAATAGCTGTAGGTCATCAtgaaaacgagctacaagtggaagaaaacAAGGAGTTCCAATATAAATGGCATTTGGCATAGTGGTGCAGTAGTCGTCATGTGTGTTAGAGTAGAATATGTAGGCTATCACGGGAATGGACATCTACACCTCAAgcattacattattaattaaatttaatgtaTTAACATTTTCCCAAAATTCTTAATATAAAGAGGAAGAACGATGGACAGCAGGTGAGTTAGATCAGCAAGGTGATAGCAACATCAATAGCAACacttttatattaattaacatgtaaAAATAGCAACACTGCACAGCACTTTTGTTTCATTGTCAAACAGTTaaaacatcaacacaattcACTAATACCAGTCAAAAAATCCAATCTCGTTCAGCTCCTTTTGCATCTCTTTCACTTGAGGTGCAGAGAGAGCAACTTCAGGCAGACGTGGTGGCCCCACATTCAACCCAATCAGCTGCATAATTGCTTTACCAGAAGCAGCAGGTCCGACCAAGTCTGCATACTTTCTGTATACGAGGATAGCAGCTTGAGAACGATACTGACAATCAAATGAACAACAGATACGTAACTAAATgtacaaaatatttaaatatacaaaatgTGGTGTGTGATCACTTGTTCTTTCTGTGCTGTTGCCATGTCTCCTCTCTCATAAGCAGCTATCAGTCGATTGTTCAGCTTCCCAGCAAAGTTGTATGTGCTGCATACGTTAAAAACAGCAAGTATGAGTCTAGAGGGCTAACCGggtgtctgtccgtttgtccgtctgtctgtctgtctgtacgtctgtctgtctgtctgtacatgttttgtctgtcagtcagtttgtctatctgtctgtctgtcatatatttccattacaatgaaatttctatcaaactctaaaagcaaacctaaagtccactacatgtctgtctgtctgtctgcctgtctgaccaagacatcaatagatcaatactgaagaccgtccagacatCACAATGtttgatgtgtccctggctcatccatggagtcaggacattattgggagggctagcaagggaaatggtcatgctgccgcgacaagagaagaaaagaaaatgaaaaaatattcagaagagcttgttccaagaggatatgtatcaacatgtgttcctcttgtgatagaacatttggGAGGTGgagcacaaaggcagagaattttttgcaacATTtttcacaacagtcagcaaatccagaagtcaattttaatgcttccatgttcatgtcgtattggagaaaaagattttctacaattctgcaaagatgcaatgccaaagttatccttagaaaactttcaaaactgtcacctaatcatggtgatttagatagattatttgattttgacattcaaagtcaagtccattagttaatgactttgttgtttgcaaggactgatttgtatttaattaaaaatcctagcatgtgtacaagtagaatctgtatgagaataaattatctgtctgtctgtctgtctgtctgtctgtttgtctgtccgtccgtctgctTTGGTCACACGTTTGCATATgtaataatctgtctgtcttccttcATATGATCATGTCATTAGCTTACGTTCCAACACAAGCTGTTGCTCCATGAGCCAGAGCACCCAAAAGTTGCTGTAAAACAATGCCATCGTAAAATAGTCTAAAAATAACATTACAGTACGTGTAATACCTCATCTCTACCATACAACATCTGGTATGATCCATCATGTAACTGTAGACATCGTGAGAAATCAGTCAAATCAAACGATGTGAACTTCACACCACACAGATTGGGAACTTTAGTATGTGCAGCTTTCAGCACCTCCTCTGTGTTAACTAAAACAAtcagtaaaaacaaacaagcatataagcaaacatgcaaacagggAGAAGAAAGTAAGTAgctaaaacaataaataaacaagaaacagacgACCATAAGAACAATCAGGTCATACAGTCAACGCCAGTTGCTTCAGGATTATTGTAGAAAAAGAGAGGCAAGCGCGGAGCGCTGCTTGAGATTTCTTTGAAACATTGTACTAAACTTTCTGAGAGAGCAAATACATGTGAGTTAAGTCTGATCAATTGACAGTTGATTGTGACATTGAGACGTACTGATAGTCGCTGGCTTATGAAAGACAGGTGGTATGGTAGCTATAGCATTAGCTCCGATTGTCTCAGAGTGAGAAGCCTGTTGATACAAAAAACTGAAGACAAACTTGTGGTCATGTGTGTACCAGACCTAAATCTGTTAATTAAGGCACctttgctggtgtgtgtgtgtgtgtgtgtgtgtgtgtgtgtgtgtgtgtgtgtgtgtgtgtgtgtgtgtgtgtgtgtgtgtgtgtgtgtgtgtgtcactgtgtgtgagtgtctgtgtgtgtgcacttacTAATTCTTTAGCATCTCTCAAGCACACTGCACCAACGTGTACAATAACCGTCATCCTACACAAGCAGAATATAAAAATCTATTTATCTTGTCATGTATCAATTAGTATGCatacaaaaataaatgtaGCTGTCAAGCCAATCACAACACAGGTGCACAGATgccaaacaattcaatttgGTACATGTATACTCATCCACATTATCATATATACGCACTTAGTAATATTTCTATTTGCATTAACTATGTTGTACCTTCCAGCAACAGCTTGGATCCATTTCTCTGTGACGGCTTTACGCTCACTTATAGTCATTGTCAAGCCTTCGCCAGTTTTTCCGTTTACTACAGTGACAGGTGAAACACAGCAAGAAATAGTTATAAAGCAACAGACaagaatgcacacacacacacacacacacacacacacacacacacacacacacacacacacacacacacacacacacacccacacacacacacacacacacacacacacacacacacacacacacacacacacatcgcaGCATACACAATCAAATCAAGTGACTACCAAACACTGTGTTAATGCCACTCTTCAACAGATGATCCACGTACAAGTCAATGACCGGTAGATTCAAGTttctgtatatacacacaacGACACCCAACACCAAGAGACATCACAATGCTgcagacagcaaacaacacaaacatatgcATCACTCACCCACTATCAGAAAACGGCGTAAATGTAGCCGGCACTACTCCTTTCACTTTAATTTGTTTCATCTGTGCCTataaacaagtaaaaattTAATTGCAATTAAATGTCTATTGCAAATTCctatatataattagtatacacTACTGCATGTCTGGACTGCAAGGCCTTGAAACATACAGCTGCAGTTTGCagacatttttaattaaaattttaaaatgcaCTAATTTTTCACATACATAATACACAGTAAAAATTAGAAGCATACAAATGGTACGCCACTCCAtgccagagccgtatatagagaCTATAGGTAAACGGCTCTGCTTCATGCTATGCCACGCCCCACCCTGTGCAACCACTGTATTAATAAAACACTGGTCCGCAATACTGTCCCGGAGTGATAACCATGCAACCATGAAACAACTcgacaaaacaaaatgtagCAAATTTAACCATCTGTGCCCAAATATATGCCCTTTATTGTTCTGCAAGTTTTGCCTTCTAGATACCCACAGTGTGGAAGAAATTGAAAGCTAGAAAGTGCAGTTCTATGAAGACTCTGTCGGTGGGTGTTGACATTGCAAGCAATGCATATAAATTCAACACACGATGTGTTTTCTTTTCAAGTTTCAAAAGCAGcaatagttgtgtgtgtggagtcAATTACTTTCAACTTATAATTAACTATTGTATAAAAGATGTCATTCGTTTAAAGTTAATAAACGCCTCTGTCTAAATAAGCGCCCCATGACGCTTAATTAATCAGATGATTCAGTTGATAAATTTGTTTGACGATTTGGAAATTTagggtacatgtacagtacagtacttacCCCTTTTGTTGACGTGCGAGCTTTCTTTTTCGGTGGCGGCGACGTCACTTCCGGTTGCGACTCACGTGACAAAGTACTCCATTTTCGTGTCAGCAGACTCTCATACAATTCCCTACAGAAAGAACACTCCATTGcttacatttcattttaaaAATGATTGCAACAGTGTGACGAGTGTTGACCGGTTGGAACTGTTGATAGGTCCCGGATTCTCTCCTATTGACGCTAACTCTTGTCTCAGCTGAGAAAGTGTCAAATTAGGAATCTTAACACGCCGTCCGTCCGGAGAAGTTGCAGTAGCAACACCAGCATTATCTGCCTGGAGACGCTTAGGGGAGTAATGAGTTGCCATGTGAGCCTCGGATACCAGATTGCAGTAAACAATACGGGATACgctaaatattaattttgatttaTAACAGTTTGCTTATATATAATGTATGCTAAATACGTTTACACATGCGAGATAATAATTGCAAACTGTAAACGTTtgttaataattgatatctatAATTTACGGTCCGGCTACGCAAGGGTGCTGCTAGTGCGCATTTCAAAGCTGTAAATCTGTTGACCGTCAAGATGATGTTCGAAGACATTTTTGATGTGAAAGATATCGATCCAGAAGGAAAGAAATTCGAAAGAGGTGAAAGGGGGGTTGCATTCACTTTAGACTGAAAGTCAATCAAAATACTGAGAATGTAGCCTAGCAGTTAGGAGGGATGCAGCATGATGTATTGAAAGATGCATCTTTAttttaatgtattgagagatgcattcctTCAATACAAATCTAATGtactgagagatgcatcccttcaatacaaatctaatgtgttgtgagatgcattccttcAATAcaaatctaatgtattgagagatccgtcccttcaatacaaatctaatgtattgagagatgcatcccttcaatacaaatctaatgtattgaaagatgcatcccttcaatacaaatctaatgtattgagagatccatcccttcaatacaaatctaatgtattgagagatacatcccttcaatacaatatatTGTGTATCTGCTGCAACAGACGTATTCTTCTTGTTGCAGTTTCTCGTCTTCATTGTGAGAGCGAGAGTTTTAAAATGGATCTTATTTTGGACGTGAACACTCAACTTTATGCAGTCGATGTTGGAGACAAGTTTCGACTTGTTCTCACTAACACTTTGAGGGAAGATGGTAGGAATGACACaataatggacagacaaacaaacatacagcaaACAAGTTGACAAGAGTAATCTAGTATGACATGTCTATTTTGATACTTTGTAGGAATGACAGATGATGGCGAATACAACCCGTTAGAGTCCAGCTCATCACGAGCTGACAGTTTCGAGTACATCATGTACGGCAAAGTCTACAGAATAGAGGGAGATGATAGCAGCTACGATACATCAACGTCGAGACTGTAAGTGTAAGCTACACGCTCTTGCAAGATTTCAGCACACACCACATATTCtcaattaattacaataatgACGAATGTTTGCCTTGGATactgtattgatatcaattagaaGTAGTCTAATGCTAATCTCTTGATATAAATGTCTTTTGGTTCTTTGCGGGTGCACATAGACATTATTCACGTGGTGTGTTGGTttcaaatatttattattttatcttAGATGTCACGTGAGTACATGCACTTCATAAGTATTTGTGTATTATTGCAGGGGTGTGTATGTTTCGTTTGGTGGTCTGCTGATGCGCATACAAGGCGACGCCAATAACCTACACGGAATCGAAATTGACCAAAACATCTACTTACTAATGAAGAAGCTAGCATTTTAGTTGCCAtagtaacaacacaacaaaacattaatcTCGGAATGCAAGCCCTTCGCGTAAAAACATAATAAAGTCGAGAAGTTTGTCTTTACGTTCTGGCCACAAACTGAGCCTCCACTCTGTTGTAACGTTGCAATTGTATGGCTGTGTGAAGACAACATGCTTGCCAAAATTAGGCTTGAATTGTTCTTCTCCATGAATCATCGGACGATCGTCGATCAAATAGTCGCCTTTAATGAGAGTCTTGTCCTTGCACATGATCACTCTTTTTGTCCACTCAAATCCAAGGTGTTTCTCTACCCACTGGTATTTTTCCGACACACAGTTGCGGTATTTATTGATTGGAGACGTGCATATCCAGACGCTCACATCCGGGATGTCGCGCATCCAATGCATGCACGTGACGGCGTTGGAAATCGGTCGGAGAGAGGCGAAAAATCCCGGACTCGACATGATGTCTGTGATGTTGCGTTTCAATTCGACTTTAATGCTGCCGTATTGCTCGTGAGCGTAGAACGTATTTCGCTCAGAGACAGGAATGAATGGTTCATCCGGGAACTTGGATCGGAATTGCTCTAGGAGGTAAGCCTCGAAATCACACAGCACGCCGTCCATATCAACGAGAATcttcaaagaaacagaagacGTGTGCCTCTTGGCACTCGGACTGCGACTCATAGCTCCAGCAGCCTCCAGTCCCATACGTTTAACGCACGCTATCCTATTCTACAGGTACACGTACATGACCCCATAGACTATAATCTCTAACGTTTATTCTGTTCTCCGCTTACGCTCTCCGTCAGAAACCAAGCTCTCGAACTTCTTTTCCGTAAGAACCTTTCACACCACGTTCTCAttctacgcatgcgtactAATCATAGAATTTCCATGACAACGTGAATCTACAACATGGCGGACGACGGCGACGACGAAGGCTTGTTGTCGGTTAGCAGGCCGGCATCGGGTCGTTCTTCCAAGATGAGCTTGAAACAGGCAACGTcaagaatcaaacaagaaGCTCTGAAGACCATGAGAATGTCGCGATCGAGTAGTCCTAGTGAAGATATTGATCGTCAGTCTTCTGATCCACAAAGAGAAGACTCTGAGATGGTTGATGCACTTGCACCTGAGGCGGGTGACGATACAGGTttgacatgacacacactgaaataGGCTGTTTGTccgttgtttgtctgtctgtctgtctgtctgtctgtctgtctgtgtgtcaatcacatatatttgaacttatATCTATGATACACTTGCAAtacagggtactatgtactgtccaactactagtagtgttcatcaactaaactaagctaaaattaaaactcgtgtaaaacaaaatgaggactacacttaaaaactacagtgtacaagcaaagcctccagtaccagctagtggctaaagtactgggtggcaaagaggtcacatctgttgccttcagacagcgaagatagctttttagagatgactctagcattacacttctggagctgaacagaaaagcgtttggaccagaagtcgTTCAGTCGTTCCTCTTTGtccgatgacttctttgataatttctgtctgtctgtctgtctgtctgtgtttatcatatatttcaaacatcaaactataatacatattagcaaaagacaaacagtaaagttcgcaagctacatgaaaatacacatatgtgtacacatagcagccgtctagctgtctgtctgtctgtctgtttatctggctgtttgtcaaatttttgTCAATCTCTATGGGCTTTCTTGACTGTGTTGCTTTGTTTATAGCTCAGCCGGTTATTTCTAAGGCAAGAAAAGAGAGTTATGACGGTGGAGCAAGTGAAACAAGTGGCAGAGTTGATTACACGAGTGGTGGTTATGCTAGTGTTGAGGGAGATGACGATTCAGATGCTGACTATTATGGAGAAGGGTCTGATTCAACAGGAAGGTACGTCCACATTGTCAgttttgtctgcctgtctgtctgtctgtttgtctgtctgtctgtctgtctgtctgttattgttatgcatacatagagttagcgattgttattggtagagtaagagtccaaatataacaatctgtccgtctgtttgtctgtctgtctgtttgtctgtctttctgtctgtctgtctatctgtgtgtctatcaaACGTTTTGAGTAGTAGCCACATTGCAGCCTGGTTTACCTTTGACTATAGattattgtttttgtatgtagTGAAACAGCTGCACATCGTCGACGACgacacaaaagcaaaaaccTAAGAAAGAGAAGGTACACAACAGAAAGTGTGACTTCAGAACCAACTGACGATCCAGGAGCAGTTGAGAAGTCACCAGTTGTACCAGATCAGGCGCAGAATGTACACGAAGAACAGAAAGAAAGTGAAgaagaagcagacagacaagcaggaaTATctagaagaagaacaagaggAAAGAGAGGTAAGAGGGCAGCTGATGAAGAAGTCGAAAGTCAAGAAGGAGATGATGAAGAAGGAGAAGCGTCACGAGAGACAATAGACATAAATCAaacgacagaaacaacaggtAGGACGTCTGACATAGTTTGAGGAGACTACGAGTatcaagcacacacacatttctccaatacaatagtttagtgtattgtgagatgcatccctctaatacaacagtctaatgtattgtgagatgcatccctccaatacaatagtctagtgtattgtgagatgcatccctccaatacaatagtctaatgtattgtgagatgcatccctccaatacaatagcctagtgtattgtgagatgcatccctccaatacaatagtgtagtgtattgtgaaatgcatccctccaatacaatagtttgaTCAAGATACCCACTTCAGGGTAGCAGTTTTAAGAATGTTGACACCAACTCAATTCATTGGTTTCTCAGTCTACAAAGAACAAAGACTGAATTACACAGTAACAGCAACTAAAGTTATTCAAACAATACTAGTATCTCAACACCTACCCAGGAAATTTCCAGATCTGAAGCATTTCAGCATAAACactataaatacaataatcaAAGACTAAGCAATACGTACAACAGAATCCAGAGAAAGATTGCGGCAATGATGAATAGACTGGTCTGCTGTTCTCATCTCAGAAAGCTACAAatttatacatacagtatgaCTATGCCTACAAAGCATCATTGGACACAAGCCAACAGTTGACAAGGTGACAGCTAGACATAATCAATTCAATTTGCTTTCCTCACAGACACCAAGCATGCAGCCACTGGTTGCCAGTTATGCAGTGTTAACACTAGAACTTAGGAGGTGTTGTTGCTATGTGTTTGCTGTGAGTTTATGAGGAATGAAGGCAACTTGAGAGAACAAAAGACGTGACACTTTGAGAGCAGAGTGACACAACAAGAGCTAGAGGAGTTTACCATCTTTACTATTGTTTGAAGGGTGTAGCAGCTGTGGGTATGTTGTCATAGAAACAGGATTACTGCTGACCAATTAGTGTTACAGATGGTTTATGTTACTGTTTAAAATCTGGTCAAATAGGAGATTTGACTAGGAGGTTGAGTGTTTTTCAATTGCAATACactattgtgaaatgcatgcCTTCAATACAATGGTCTCTAATGTATTGATACATGCAGTTCAGTGGCTTTCAACTGTATGGGAGAGACTAAATGTATAGTGTAAAATTAAACACAAATAGAATAGCAATATACTTGAGACTAAAGGTACAGTAGCTCTAGTGTCTAAGTCTCCAAGATAGAAATTGGGAGTTATTGGGAGGACATATTGATAGGCGATTATGCCATAGTGATGTCACAATAGTTGTGATAGTTGCTTTATTTCAAACTGCGTTGACAAGTGATCACAGTGAGTGATTGAAACACTAACAGTTACTTTACGTGACACATTACAGTTGGAGTAAGAGAGCAGTTGTCAGGACAAtggtttagtgtattgtgagatgcattcctccaatacagtagtctagtgtattgagagatgcatccctccaatacaatagtctagtgtattgtgagatgcattccttcaatacaatagtctagtgtattgtgaggtccagccctccaatacaatagtctagtgtattgagagatgcattcctccaatacaatagtctagtgtattgagagatgcattcctctaaTACAGTTGTTAAATACAACATTCTTAAATAAATCATTTCTATAGAACCAATGGAGCAAAGTGAGCCATCAAATGAGGTGTCAACAGAACCAACAGAAGATACTCAACCGACTGAACCATCTGTACCTCTACCATCTGTACCTCTACCATCTGTACCTCTACCATCTGTATTTCTACCATCAGAACCATCTCCGTATGACTACGATGACTTCGTATCCCAACCAACATCGAACAACCTCCCTTCATCTCTCGTCTCTCTCCGTCACTCGTTCGGCTACGAATGCCAGCGAAGATCCAACCTCCATATTATCGATCAGAACACCGTCTTATTCATTGCAGGCAACATGGTCCAACTCCTTGACATccacacactcaaacaaacgTATTTGAGAAGCACAACAGGCTGCGGTATCGGCTCAATCGTCATCCACCCAAGTCATCGATACTTCGCAGTCGCCGAGAACGGAAACTTTCCACCAATCAACATCTACACGTACCCGGAATTGAGACTCCATCGGATACTAAAGAACGGGACAGAATCCACGTATTCTCACATCACGTTCAATCCAACAGGCGACAAACTGGCATCTGTAGGTAGTTACCCTGATTACATGTTGACAGTTTGGGATTGGGAGAACGAGCAGATTATTCTCCGGACGAAAGCGTTCTCGCAGGAAGTCTATCGTGTTAGTTTCTCGCCGGAGAACGAAGGGCAGCTGACGACGAGTGGAACGGGGCACATTCGGTTCTGGAAGATGGCGAACACGTTTACGGGACTGAAACTGCAGGGAGACATTGGGAAGTTTGGACGTACGGAATTGACGGATATTGCGGGGTATGTGGAGTTGCCTGACGGGAAGGTGTTGTCGGGTACGGAGTGGGGGAACATGCTGCTGTGGGATGGAGGATTGATAAAGGTGGAGATATcgaagaagaagaaatcgTGTCATAATGTATGGTGAAAGGGCTGCGTGCACACgaacacacatgtgcacgcacacacgaacacacacacacacacacacacacacacacacacacacacacacacacacacacacacacacacacacacacacacaatacttCTTAGTTGTTAATTTGTCAACATATCACTGTGTTAGGATGTGATTGAGGAAATATTTTTGCACGAGGGAGAACTCATCACTGCCGGAGCTGACGGTTTCATCAAGGTACATCATATGACATCCCAGCTAATCAGTTGACTTTCATTATTACCTACTTGCtcggttgtctgtctgtctgtctgtctacgtgttaGCAAATTGTCTTCCTAGCTAGCTGTTCTAATTCTACTGTCATTTATGTGTAGGTTTGGGATTTCGAGACTATCGATAGTGCAGATATTACTGAGGACAATTCGGTGTTTGAAATGGAGCCAATGATTGAAATAAAGGtgaggggtgtgtgtgtgtgtgtgtgtgtgtgtgtgtgtgtgtgtgtgtgtgtgtgtgtgtgtgtgtgtgtctgtgtgtgtgtgtatgtgtgtgtgtatgtgtgtgtgtatgtgtgtgtgtgtgtgtgtgtgtgtgtgtgtgtgtgtgtgtgtgtgtgtgtgtgtgtgtgtgtgtgtgtgtgtgtgtgtgtgtgtgtgtgtgtgtgtgtagttaatGTTACGTATGTACAGGTTGGAAACGATGTTGGTGTGAAGTCGCTGGTTCGTTCAGTCAATCCAGACACGCCCAACATGTGGCTCGCTCAGGTAACAATTTacaatctaatgtattgtgagatgcatccctccaatacaatagtctagtgtattgtgagatgcat
Coding sequences:
- the LOC134176944 gene encoding N-acetylneuraminate lyase B-like, coding for MATHYSPKRLQADNAGVATATSPDGRRVKIPNLTLSQLRQELASIGENPGPINSSNRELYESLLTRKWSTLSRESQPEVTSPPPKKKARTSTKGAQMKQIKVKGVVPATFTPFSDSGNLNLPVIDLYVDHLLKSGINTVFVNGKTGEGLTMTISERKAVTEKWIQAVAGRMTVIVHVGAVCLRDAKELASHSETIGANAIATIPPVFHKPATIKSLVQCFKEISSSAPRLPLFFYNNPEATGVDFNTEEVLKAAHTKVPNLCGVKFTSFDLTDFSRCLQLHDGSYQMLYGRDEQLLGALAHGATACVGTTYNFAGKLNNRLIAAYERGDMATAQKEQYRSQAAILVYRKYADLVGPAASGKAIMQLIGLNVGPPRLPEVALSAPQVKEMQKELNEIGFFDWY
- the LOC134176677 gene encoding 5'(3')-deoxyribonucleotidase, cytosolic type-like translates to MRRMRTWCERFLRKRSSRAWFLTESNRIACVKRMGLEAAGAMSRSPSAKRHTSSVSLKILVDMDGVLCDFEAYLLEQFRSKFPDEPFIPVSERNTFYAHEQYGSIKVELKRNITDIMSSPGFFASLRPISNAVTCMHWMRDIPDVSVWICTSPINKYRNCVSEKYQWVEKHLGFEWTKRVIMCKDKTLIKGDYLIDDRPMIHGEEQFKPNFGKHVVFTQPYNCNVTTEWRLSLWPERKDKLLDFIMFLREGLAFRD
- the LOC134177134 gene encoding uncharacterized protein LOC134177134; this encodes MAERQTLERDPEWEIKLRPHFVEVAENLFPRRNRLSSLLYSAGLLREKEEEEFAKSEKAESDLAMDILRVLRTQGPGSFNTFCNVLLQVADGALGRVEKFLRSGGQDRKRTHTAGEESLYMFPALLPHKDLSVVWKRDKSMNVYVGRRQVCRSQTTIFSPSAFGMFQSKVCTTLDKKAQLWRNGLITSQGDTVSNHVSCLVAMVDPVRSVDFVCRGGKATEAECVSLLDTVMSLWRDMLDRYSPGTDYETEYLSRKHLEEHKELKQVAVYSEEEIKEAKAKNKGPDTAVTQVVGNERVVESLGDLLVVLPSKPATPLSPSPVMKAVIEYGVDQWHSFAERLGFNFSQISAMSHDKASLTDKLSAIIHVKTEEVGDMKKMDDLLLKACELLPDPIHAAVKRSLSSSQYDCSS
- the LOC134177813 gene encoding DNA-directed RNA polymerases I, II, and III subunit RPABC3-like, encoding FTVRLRKGAASAHFKAVNLLTVKMMFEDIFDVKDIDPEGKKFERVSRLHCESESFKMDLILDVNTQLYAVDVGDKFRLVLTNTLREDGMTDDGEYNPLESSSSRADSFEYIMYGKVYRIEGDDSSYDTSTSRLGVYVSFGGLLMRIQGDANNLHGIEIDQNIYLLMKKLAF